One genomic segment of Chitinophaga parva includes these proteins:
- a CDS encoding SPFH domain-containing protein has protein sequence MALPFLEIIESLTPHPNMLMWKFEDADKEIKNGAVLTVRESQHAMFLNEGQLADVFPAGKYTLSTENTPILTRLRGWKHGFKSPFKADIYFFNTHQFVNLKWGTPMPILMSDALFGQVRIRAFGTYNIRIVDVAKFFKEYAGTYPKLTIAELEIQLRDFIAPKFGEVLSLAKIPVVDAAANVPALNEKIQPLIQPYFTDFGVEVTRFTITGITLPEEVLQQYDKVTGMNMVNDVHKFSQYSMANAMDKEGSALSDGARQGVVLGMISNILHQPNAAPGAPTPSPSPAPAEDLTERLRKLKSLFDAALITEAEYTAKKEELLKLL, from the coding sequence ATGGCATTACCTTTTTTAGAAATCATTGAGTCGCTGACGCCTCACCCCAATATGCTCATGTGGAAGTTTGAGGATGCCGACAAAGAAATAAAAAACGGAGCTGTACTTACCGTACGCGAAAGCCAGCACGCCATGTTCCTCAATGAAGGCCAGCTGGCAGACGTATTCCCCGCCGGCAAGTACACCCTGAGCACAGAAAACACCCCCATCCTTACAAGGCTGCGTGGCTGGAAACATGGATTCAAAAGTCCTTTCAAGGCAGACATCTATTTCTTCAACACCCACCAGTTTGTAAACCTGAAATGGGGCACGCCCATGCCCATTCTTATGTCTGATGCCCTGTTTGGCCAGGTGCGCATCCGGGCCTTTGGCACCTATAATATTCGCATCGTGGATGTGGCAAAGTTCTTTAAGGAATACGCCGGTACCTATCCCAAGCTCACTATCGCTGAACTGGAAATACAACTGCGCGATTTCATAGCGCCTAAATTTGGCGAAGTATTGTCGCTGGCAAAAATACCGGTGGTGGATGCCGCCGCCAATGTGCCTGCATTGAACGAAAAAATACAACCACTCATACAACCTTACTTTACCGACTTTGGCGTGGAAGTGACCCGCTTCACCATCACCGGCATCACCCTGCCGGAAGAGGTGTTGCAGCAGTACGACAAAGTAACGGGCATGAACATGGTCAACGACGTGCATAAATTTTCGCAGTACAGCATGGCCAACGCCATGGACAAGGAAGGCTCCGCACTGAGCGATGGCGCAAGACAGGGCGTGGTCCTGGGTATGATCTCCAACATCCTGCACCAGCCCAACGCCGCACCAGGTGCCCCCACTCCTTCTCCCTCGCCCGCTCCGGCTGAAGATCTTACGGAACGGCTGCGCAAACTAAAATCACTGTTTGATGCCGCGCTGATCACCGAAGCTGAATACACTGCCAAAAAGGAAGAACTCCTGAAATTACTCTGA